In Mycobacterium sp. 050128, one genomic interval encodes:
- a CDS encoding AMP-dependent synthetase/ligase, giving the protein MREFSVPANFSVDERDSIVASVYAHERDDPDHVIFQRLVNDVWRDVTCAQAAQQIRETALGLIAEGVNAGDRVAILAATCYEWVILDYAILSVGAVTVPIYDTSSAEQVRWVLEDSGAVLVITQSDAHGQLVKELSTELPALRKILHLETGGPSALEELATSGKLVGGDELNKRLAALRAADPATLIYTSGTTGRPKGCQLTHSNLLYETRGAAMYFPTLLCKGQRLLVFLPLAHVLARALSMSAFATKVTIGYTGDIKSLIPTLAAFKPTVVVSVPRVFEKIYNTAELKAHDSGRRGVFDAAARTAIEWSMALDAGGPGPLLRARRALFDRLVYGKLRAALGGDCHAAVSGGAPLGKRLCHFYRGAGLTIYEGYGLTETSAAITVNLIGEERLGTVGKLLPGNSMAIANDGEVLVRGGVVFSEYWHNEKATREAITNGWFHTGDLGTMDDDGYLSIIGRKKEIIVTAGGKNVAPAVLEDQLRAHPLISQAMVVGDNRPFVAALIAIDPEGFEVWKQHHGKGATDSVGDLVDDPDLVGEIGGAVEQANRAVSHAESIRKFRILPVDFTVLTGELTPTLKVKRNIVRMRFANEIEAMYAKG; this is encoded by the coding sequence ATGCGTGAATTCAGCGTTCCCGCGAACTTCAGCGTCGACGAGCGCGACAGCATCGTCGCCAGTGTGTATGCGCATGAGCGGGACGACCCCGACCATGTGATCTTTCAGCGGCTTGTCAACGACGTGTGGCGGGATGTGACCTGCGCCCAAGCCGCTCAGCAGATCCGGGAAACCGCGCTCGGTCTGATCGCCGAGGGGGTGAACGCCGGGGACCGCGTGGCGATCTTGGCGGCCACCTGTTACGAGTGGGTGATTCTCGACTACGCGATCCTCTCGGTGGGAGCGGTCACCGTCCCCATCTACGACACCTCGTCGGCCGAACAGGTCCGCTGGGTGCTGGAGGATTCGGGTGCGGTGTTGGTGATTACGCAAAGCGATGCGCACGGCCAACTGGTCAAGGAGCTGAGCACTGAGCTGCCCGCACTGCGCAAGATCCTGCACCTCGAGACGGGCGGGCCGTCCGCGCTCGAGGAGCTGGCCACGTCCGGGAAGTTGGTCGGCGGGGACGAACTGAACAAGCGGCTGGCGGCGTTGCGGGCCGCGGATCCCGCGACATTGATCTATACCTCGGGTACGACGGGCAGGCCCAAGGGCTGCCAGTTGACGCACTCCAATCTGCTTTACGAGACACGCGGTGCGGCAATGTATTTCCCGACGCTGCTGTGCAAGGGGCAACGGCTGCTGGTGTTCTTGCCGCTGGCCCACGTACTGGCCCGCGCATTGTCCATGTCGGCCTTCGCCACGAAGGTCACCATCGGCTACACCGGCGACATCAAAAGCTTGATTCCGACTTTGGCCGCGTTCAAGCCGACCGTCGTCGTGTCGGTACCCCGTGTCTTCGAAAAGATATACAACACAGCCGAATTGAAGGCCCACGACAGCGGGAGGCGCGGGGTATTCGATGCGGCCGCACGGACGGCGATCGAGTGGAGCATGGCCTTGGATGCCGGCGGCCCGGGGCCGCTGTTGCGGGCCAGGCGCGCGCTGTTCGATCGGCTGGTCTACGGCAAATTGCGCGCTGCGCTGGGCGGCGACTGCCACGCCGCGGTTTCCGGTGGCGCCCCGCTGGGCAAGCGCTTGTGCCACTTCTACCGGGGCGCGGGCCTGACCATCTACGAGGGCTATGGCCTCACCGAGACCAGCGCCGCCATCACGGTGAATCTCATCGGCGAAGAGCGTCTCGGCACGGTGGGAAAGCTGTTGCCCGGCAACAGCATGGCGATCGCCAACGACGGAGAGGTGTTGGTGCGTGGTGGCGTCGTGTTCAGCGAGTATTGGCACAATGAGAAGGCGACCCGAGAGGCGATCACCAACGGGTGGTTCCACACCGGCGATCTCGGCACGATGGACGACGACGGTTACCTGTCGATCATCGGCCGCAAAAAGGAAATCATCGTCACCGCGGGCGGCAAGAACGTCGCCCCGGCCGTCCTTGAAGATCAGCTGAGGGCGCACCCGCTGATCAGTCAGGCGATGGTGGTCGGCGACAACAGGCCCTTCGTGGCCGCGCTCATCGCGATCGACCCGGAGGGTTTCGAGGTGTGGAAGCAGCACCACGGCAAGGGCGCGACCGACTCCGTCGGAGATCTGGTCGACGACCCCGATCTGGTCGGCGAGATCGGCGGGGCGGTCGAACAAGCCAATCGCGCGGTGTCGCATGCCGAATCGATCCGCAAATTCCGGATCTTGCCGGTCGACTTCACCGTGCTCACCGGTGAACTGACGCCCACTCTGAAGGTGAAAAGAAACATCGTCAGGATGCGATTCGCCAACGAGATCGAGGCGATGTACGCCAAGGGGTGA
- a CDS encoding DUF732 domain-containing protein, with protein MNVAAAVKKPTAIGILAAIALFGGAAPIANATTADFLTQVRAAGIGTNAPDGALIEDAQEVCAMLDYQEAAYQYLNQHSGLDRNQSALFITASVTNFCPQYAARMGLPSG; from the coding sequence ATGAACGTTGCTGCGGCCGTGAAGAAGCCCACGGCCATAGGAATCCTGGCGGCTATCGCGCTATTCGGGGGCGCAGCGCCGATCGCAAATGCAACCACGGCCGACTTCCTCACCCAGGTGCGCGCGGCCGGCATCGGAACCAACGCACCGGATGGCGCGCTGATCGAGGACGCCCAGGAAGTCTGCGCCATGCTTGACTACCAAGAGGCGGCCTACCAATACCTCAATCAGCACTCCGGGCTCGACCGGAATCAGTCGGCGCTGTTCATCACCGCGTCGGTCACAAATTTCTGCCCGCAGTACGCCGCCAGAATGGGGCTGCCGAGCGGCTAA
- a CDS encoding TetR/AcrR family transcriptional regulator → MTVEGESLRDRQRAQIRADIRRAAFRLFVERGYDAVTTEEIATAAGVSPRTFFRHVPTKEELLLAPVRHGGAAIVNHLEKRPATEAPDVALINAIITRTQSFDQADCEEWRAALLVAPGLLDKATIHTPADKERAMKLVAERMGTDPEIDMRPGLLIQLAFGAADFAFQQWVLRSANRQPLDRYVIEALEAVKSSYWKPKRSTD, encoded by the coding sequence GTGACCGTCGAAGGCGAGTCGCTACGTGATCGCCAGCGGGCTCAGATCCGCGCCGATATCCGGCGCGCAGCGTTCCGGCTGTTTGTCGAACGCGGATACGACGCGGTAACCACCGAGGAGATCGCCACTGCCGCAGGCGTTTCACCGCGAACCTTCTTCCGGCATGTGCCGACCAAAGAGGAGCTGCTGCTGGCGCCGGTGCGCCACGGCGGGGCCGCGATCGTCAATCACCTGGAAAAGCGTCCGGCCACCGAGGCGCCCGACGTCGCATTGATCAACGCGATCATCACGCGGACTCAGTCGTTCGACCAAGCCGACTGCGAGGAGTGGCGCGCAGCCCTGCTTGTTGCGCCGGGTCTGCTCGACAAGGCAACGATCCACACTCCCGCCGACAAAGAGCGGGCGATGAAGCTCGTCGCCGAACGCATGGGCACCGACCCGGAAATCGATATGCGGCCCGGGCTGCTGATCCAGCTCGCCTTCGGTGCGGCCGATTTCGCGTTCCAGCAGTGGGTATTGCGGTCGGCCAACCGGCAGCCGCTGGACCGCTATGTGATCGAGGCTCTCGAGGCGGTCAAGAGCAGCTACTGGAAGCCGAAGCGCTCCACGGACTAG
- a CDS encoding SDR family NAD(P)-dependent oxidoreductase produces the protein MSVLEGKIAIVTGTSRGVGVGIAHELLRAGATVIGCSRGPLDTIPGVGADSEWAPRALQRVCDQGDCGSIDSFVADVVATHGRVDILVNNAGGTVPAPHVESIPELVQRIQGAPPSDDEYQRTALFHAFAVQMNLISPLWFAIRAYRQMATQDGVGCIINISSGAGHPAGSPTLVSYGAAKSGLNHLTRSLAEEWGPKVRVNCVALGPTMTENFRSFVLPKDDPTGEKYFAAVPMRRAGEPEEVGRVCVFLASGQADFVNGTTIECDGGMMPGVLYEAGLKTITDLL, from the coding sequence ATGAGCGTCCTCGAGGGCAAGATCGCGATCGTCACCGGAACCAGCCGCGGCGTGGGTGTCGGCATCGCCCATGAACTGCTGCGCGCCGGCGCCACCGTCATCGGCTGTTCGCGCGGGCCGTTGGACACCATCCCGGGTGTCGGCGCCGACTCCGAGTGGGCGCCGCGCGCCTTGCAGCGCGTCTGCGATCAGGGCGACTGCGGCTCGATCGATTCCTTCGTCGCCGACGTGGTCGCCACCCACGGCCGGGTCGACATTCTCGTCAACAACGCCGGCGGAACCGTCCCGGCGCCGCATGTGGAGAGCATTCCCGAACTCGTGCAACGGATTCAGGGCGCACCGCCGAGCGACGACGAGTACCAACGCACCGCGTTGTTCCATGCGTTCGCGGTGCAGATGAACCTGATCAGCCCGCTCTGGTTCGCCATCCGCGCCTATCGGCAGATGGCGACCCAGGACGGCGTCGGCTGCATCATCAATATCTCCAGCGGCGCCGGGCACCCGGCCGGCTCGCCCACCCTGGTCTCCTACGGCGCGGCCAAGAGTGGCCTCAACCACCTCACCCGATCACTGGCCGAGGAATGGGGGCCGAAGGTGCGCGTCAACTGTGTGGCCCTGGGTCCCACGATGACCGAGAACTTCCGCTCGTTCGTGTTGCCCAAGGACGATCCGACCGGCGAGAAGTATTTCGCCGCCGTCCCGATGCGCCGCGCCGGCGAGCCCGAAGAGGTCGGGCGCGTTTGTGTTTTCCTCGCCAGCGGCCAGGCCGACTTCGTCAACGGCACCACCATCGAATGCGACGGCGGCATGATGCCGGGCGTGCTCTACGAGGCGGGCCTGAAGACGATCACCGATCTGCTGTAA
- a CDS encoding DUF1330 domain-containing protein: protein MSGLQPTPEQFAALAARPADAPVVMINLLKFKAEGGLERYAQYGREVTPHLERVGAAVRYMGGSPSVVIGEGEKPWWDTILVVEYPSPQAFIDMVTNEDYLKVHEHRAAALDRGDLIATSMWSIGES from the coding sequence ATGAGCGGACTGCAACCCACCCCCGAGCAATTCGCGGCGCTCGCCGCGCGGCCCGCTGACGCGCCGGTGGTGATGATCAACCTCCTGAAGTTCAAGGCCGAGGGCGGGCTGGAGCGCTACGCGCAATACGGGCGCGAGGTCACACCGCACCTCGAACGCGTCGGTGCGGCCGTCCGCTACATGGGAGGATCGCCTTCGGTAGTGATCGGCGAGGGTGAAAAACCTTGGTGGGATACCATTCTCGTCGTTGAATATCCGTCGCCGCAGGCCTTCATCGACATGGTGACGAATGAGGACTACCTCAAGGTCCACGAACATCGCGCCGCCGCCCTGGACCGCGGAGACCTTATCGCTACCTCGATGTGGTCGATTGGCGAAAGCTGA
- a CDS encoding NUDIX domain-containing protein: protein MPKLSAGVLLYRTRDGVVEVLIAHPGGPFWARKDDAAWSIPKGEYGDGEDPWTAAQREFSEELGLPVPAGGRLDLGALKQPSGKVVTVFAVRADLDVADTRSNTFELEWPKGSGNMREFPEVDRVGWFPVAQARVKLLKGQRPYLDLLMAHPELTGLTEGC, encoded by the coding sequence TTGCCGAAACTCAGTGCGGGAGTACTGCTGTACCGGACCCGCGACGGTGTTGTGGAAGTCCTGATCGCGCACCCGGGTGGTCCGTTTTGGGCCCGCAAAGACGACGCGGCGTGGTCGATTCCGAAAGGCGAGTACGGCGATGGCGAGGATCCCTGGACCGCGGCGCAGCGCGAGTTTTCCGAGGAGCTCGGACTACCGGTCCCGGCCGGCGGGCGCCTCGACCTCGGTGCGCTGAAGCAACCCAGCGGCAAGGTGGTCACCGTCTTCGCCGTCCGGGCCGATCTCGACGTCGCCGACACGCGCAGCAACACCTTCGAGTTGGAGTGGCCCAAGGGCTCGGGCAACATGCGCGAGTTCCCCGAAGTCGATCGGGTCGGGTGGTTCCCGGTGGCACAGGCACGCGTCAAATTACTTAAGGGACAACGGCCTTATCTCGACTTGTTGATGGCGCACCCGGAGCTGACCGGCCTCACCGAAGGGTGTTAG
- a CDS encoding NAD(P)H-dependent amine dehydrogenase family protein translates to MSSSAKLRVIQWATGGVGKAAIACVLNHPRLELAGCWVHSAAKNGVDVGRIIGTEDLGITATSSIDEILAVDADCVMYSPLVPNDDEVIAILRSGKNVVTPVGWVYPDPGNKRHQAVADAAVESGVTLHGSGIHPGGITERFPLMISSLSSAVTHVRAEEFSDIRTYNAPDVVRHIMGFGGTPEEAMDGPMASLLEAGFKQSVRMIADHMGFRIDPNIRTIQDVAVATAEIDYAPFPITTGTVAARRFRWQALVDGEPVITAAVNWLMGEENLDPAWDFGGIGERFEVEITGDPDVRLTFKGLQPETIEEGLIKNPGVVVTANHCINAIPDVCMAEPGIKTYLDLPLFAGRPAPNLAKPS, encoded by the coding sequence ATGAGTAGTTCGGCCAAGCTTCGCGTCATTCAATGGGCAACCGGCGGCGTCGGCAAGGCTGCCATCGCGTGCGTGCTCAACCACCCGCGGCTGGAACTGGCCGGCTGTTGGGTACACAGCGCGGCGAAGAACGGCGTCGACGTCGGCCGGATCATCGGAACCGAGGACCTTGGCATCACGGCCACGTCAAGCATCGACGAGATTCTCGCGGTGGACGCCGACTGCGTCATGTACAGCCCGCTAGTGCCCAACGACGACGAGGTCATCGCCATCCTGCGGTCCGGCAAGAACGTGGTCACCCCGGTTGGCTGGGTCTACCCCGATCCGGGCAACAAGCGGCACCAAGCCGTCGCCGATGCCGCGGTGGAAAGTGGTGTGACCCTGCATGGTTCGGGCATCCACCCGGGCGGCATTACCGAGCGGTTCCCGCTCATGATTTCCTCGCTCTCGTCCGCGGTCACCCACGTCCGCGCCGAGGAGTTCTCCGACATCCGCACCTACAACGCACCGGATGTGGTGCGACACATCATGGGTTTCGGCGGTACTCCCGAAGAGGCCATGGATGGACCCATGGCCAGCCTGCTCGAGGCCGGGTTCAAGCAGTCGGTGCGAATGATCGCCGACCACATGGGATTTCGCATCGACCCGAACATCAGGACCATCCAGGACGTCGCGGTGGCGACCGCCGAAATCGACTACGCCCCCTTCCCGATCACTACGGGCACGGTGGCCGCGCGCCGGTTCCGGTGGCAGGCCCTCGTCGACGGCGAGCCCGTCATCACGGCCGCGGTCAACTGGCTGATGGGTGAGGAAAACCTGGACCCGGCATGGGATTTCGGTGGCATCGGCGAACGCTTCGAGGTGGAGATCACCGGCGACCCGGACGTGAGACTCACGTTCAAGGGCCTGCAACCGGAGACGATCGAAGAGGGGTTGATCAAGAACCCGGGCGTGGTGGTCACCGCCAACCATTGCATCAACGCCATCCCGGACGTCTGCATGGCGGAGCCGGGTATCAAGACTTACCTGGATCTGCCGCTGTTCGCCGGGCGTCCGGCGCCCAATCTCGCGAAGCCATCGTGA
- a CDS encoding DUF2330 domain-containing protein yields MKMPRTCGLGLVAVLLATLANVALAAPGHACACGAIVPPVGGQAAMNHEVALLHWNGSSETIVMQLALNADTNNVALVVPTPTPATVTEGDKETFAELDTLTAPRVQERRHWVLGGMGASAPAPLDAAAPRGPTVVNQVHLGPLEATTLAGGDLSGLQKWLDDNGYAVRPAVSDALGPYVRDKWSFVAIRLTSSEPIVGGLNPVRMTFPSTKLVYPMRLSVAAAGPQQVTVFTLSDHRQQRTDADAASSAGQTVQVQFAGNVAAEVRNPLLRELSADHGSYLTKMQVNIPKPERISSDFSFANAVNDDAYRQVIYVDHNAVIPIELIAFVVFVFVVVAIAVPVVFFAVRRRRQRTNTLR; encoded by the coding sequence ATGAAGATGCCCCGCACTTGCGGGTTGGGTCTGGTCGCGGTCCTCCTGGCTACCCTGGCCAATGTGGCCCTGGCTGCTCCGGGCCACGCCTGTGCGTGCGGCGCGATCGTCCCTCCCGTCGGCGGCCAGGCGGCCATGAACCACGAAGTCGCGCTGCTGCATTGGAACGGATCCAGCGAAACCATCGTGATGCAGCTGGCCCTGAATGCCGACACGAACAACGTCGCGCTGGTGGTGCCCACGCCGACCCCGGCGACCGTCACCGAGGGCGACAAGGAGACATTCGCCGAGTTGGATACCCTCACCGCCCCCCGCGTGCAGGAGCGCCGGCACTGGGTCCTGGGCGGGATGGGGGCCAGCGCGCCCGCGCCACTCGACGCCGCAGCCCCCCGCGGACCGACGGTCGTCAACCAGGTCCATCTCGGGCCGCTGGAGGCCACCACGCTGGCCGGCGGTGATCTGAGCGGTTTGCAAAAGTGGTTGGACGACAACGGTTATGCCGTCCGCCCGGCGGTGTCGGACGCGCTGGGTCCGTATGTACGTGACAAATGGTCGTTCGTCGCGATTCGGCTGACCAGTTCGGAGCCCATCGTGGGCGGACTCAACCCGGTGCGGATGACCTTCCCGTCGACGAAATTGGTCTATCCCATGCGACTGTCGGTCGCGGCAGCAGGTCCCCAACAAGTCACCGTCTTTACGCTGTCCGATCATCGACAGCAGCGCACCGACGCCGATGCCGCGTCGTCGGCCGGCCAGACGGTACAAGTCCAATTCGCGGGCAATGTCGCGGCCGAGGTACGTAACCCGCTGCTGCGCGAATTGTCCGCCGACCACGGCAGCTATCTGACCAAAATGCAGGTGAATATCCCTAAGCCCGAACGGATTTCGTCGGATTTCAGCTTCGCCAACGCGGTCAACGATGATGCGTACCGGCAGGTGATTTACGTCGACCACAACGCGGTCATCCCGATCGAGTTGATCGCATTTGTGGTATTCGTGTTCGTCGTGGTTGCCATCGCGGTGCCGGTCGTCTTCTTCGCCGTGCGCCGGCGCCGGCAGCGCACTAACACCCTTCGGTGA
- a CDS encoding cytochrome P450 — MTTVSIQPPAEPDDPAESQKLLFQFLDPANRADPYRLCAQFRDRGPILLPEAHLAVFSAYRDCDDALRHPASSSDRMKSARAQEQVEAQIRELTAAGAPPPAQPPPGFLFLDPPDHTRLRKLVSKAFAPKVVNALRPDIGVLVGGLLDAIAEKGSFDVIEDFAYPLPVAVICRLLGVPLEDEPQFSHASGLLAQSLDPFVTFTGSASAGLQERLDAGTWLREYLHRLIDRRRSRPGEDLMSGLIAVEESGDQLTEEEIVSTCLLLLVAGHETTVNLIGNAVLAMLREPAQWAALRADANRVSAVIEETLRYDPPVQMVGRIALEDMKIGQIEVPAGDVMMLLLAAAHRDPAEFDRPDTFDPDRGALRHLGFGRGLHYCLGAPLARMEASIALSEAAARFPDARLDSEPRYKANVTLRGLSELTVAV, encoded by the coding sequence ATGACGACTGTGTCGATTCAGCCGCCCGCCGAACCCGACGACCCGGCCGAATCGCAAAAGTTGCTATTTCAGTTCCTCGACCCGGCCAACCGGGCGGACCCATATCGGCTGTGCGCACAGTTTCGCGACCGTGGACCAATCCTGTTGCCCGAGGCGCACCTCGCCGTCTTCTCGGCCTACCGGGACTGCGACGACGCGCTGCGGCACCCGGCATCGAGCAGCGACCGGATGAAGTCTGCGCGCGCTCAGGAGCAGGTCGAAGCGCAGATCCGGGAACTCACCGCGGCGGGTGCGCCGCCGCCCGCGCAACCCCCGCCCGGATTTCTGTTCCTCGATCCCCCCGACCACACGCGGCTGCGCAAGCTGGTCAGCAAGGCGTTCGCGCCGAAGGTGGTCAATGCGCTGCGGCCCGATATCGGCGTCCTGGTGGGCGGATTGCTCGACGCGATCGCCGAGAAGGGCAGCTTTGACGTCATCGAAGATTTCGCGTACCCGCTGCCTGTCGCGGTCATCTGCCGACTACTCGGTGTGCCGCTGGAAGACGAGCCGCAATTCAGCCACGCCTCGGGACTACTTGCGCAATCACTGGATCCGTTCGTCACGTTCACCGGCTCGGCCTCGGCTGGTTTGCAGGAGCGCCTCGACGCCGGAACGTGGTTGCGGGAGTACCTGCACCGCCTGATCGACCGGCGTCGCTCGCGGCCCGGCGAGGATTTGATGTCGGGTCTGATCGCGGTGGAGGAGTCCGGTGATCAGTTGACCGAAGAGGAAATCGTCTCGACCTGCCTGCTGCTGCTGGTCGCCGGTCACGAGACCACGGTCAACCTGATCGGCAACGCGGTCCTGGCCATGCTGCGAGAGCCGGCGCAATGGGCGGCGCTGCGTGCCGACGCGAACCGCGTCTCGGCGGTCATCGAGGAGACCCTGCGGTACGACCCGCCCGTGCAGATGGTCGGCCGAATTGCCCTCGAGGACATGAAGATCGGGCAAATCGAGGTGCCCGCGGGTGACGTGATGATGTTGCTGCTGGCCGCGGCGCACCGGGATCCGGCCGAATTCGACCGGCCCGATACGTTCGATCCCGATCGGGGAGCACTGCGGCACTTGGGTTTCGGGCGCGGATTGCATTACTGCCTGGGCGCGCCGCTGGCGCGGATGGAAGCCAGCATCGCCCTGTCGGAGGCGGCGGCGCGTTTCCCGGACGCGCGGCTGGACAGCGAGCCGCGGTACAAGGCGAACGTCACGCTGCGGGGGTTATCCGAGCTGACCGTCGCGGTGTGA
- a CDS encoding VOC family protein has protein sequence MTGESVLDDVSFCHLVIGVTDMDRALAFYRGVLGMEIVFESLISGEPFDAVLHANRKQEGRVVGGLLGGLMIELLSLGNKPAPDRTTRRGITGIHNVSLSVTDLDDTHRRVVDAGYAADQEPFEIGGVRMFFVKDPDGTPVEFIELPDGMRSTYEMHRGVRLQMGPVA, from the coding sequence GTGACCGGCGAAAGCGTGCTCGACGATGTGTCGTTCTGCCACCTCGTCATCGGCGTCACCGACATGGACCGCGCGCTGGCGTTCTACCGGGGCGTGCTCGGGATGGAGATCGTCTTCGAATCCCTGATATCCGGCGAGCCTTTCGACGCGGTGCTGCACGCTAACCGCAAACAGGAAGGCCGAGTGGTCGGCGGCTTGCTGGGCGGGTTGATGATCGAGCTGCTGTCTCTGGGCAACAAACCGGCTCCGGATCGCACCACTCGCCGTGGCATCACCGGCATCCACAACGTGTCCTTGTCGGTGACCGATCTCGACGACACCCACCGACGCGTCGTCGATGCCGGTTACGCCGCCGATCAAGAGCCATTCGAGATCGGCGGAGTCCGAATGTTTTTCGTGAAAGACCCGGATGGCACGCCGGTGGAGTTCATCGAACTGCCCGACGGGATGCGTAGCACCTACGAAATGCACCGCGGCGTGCGACTGCAGATGGGACCCGTTGCATGA
- a CDS encoding SDR family NAD(P)-dependent oxidoreductase, which translates to MSYTHPDSMRGHVAIITGAAQGVGKGTATALLERGASVVLADIQADVLDATTNELKELGPVVSVVADLRDPDSAQRITAAAVDAFGTVHGLVNNAIATNEPKAFVDITLEDFALGHDVGPRATFLLMQAVYPLMVKAGGGSIVNLGSGTGTGGEPKWGGYATAKEGIRGLSKVAALEWGRDNIRVNVICPFAESDGVKFWKSFAPKEYDKAVARVPMKRIGDVRTDVGALVAFLLGSDATFITGQTIHVDGGIGCFR; encoded by the coding sequence ATGAGTTACACCCATCCCGATTCGATGCGCGGCCACGTCGCGATCATCACCGGCGCGGCGCAAGGCGTGGGCAAGGGCACCGCGACGGCACTGCTGGAACGCGGTGCGTCGGTGGTGCTGGCCGACATACAGGCCGACGTCCTGGACGCGACGACCAACGAGCTCAAGGAACTGGGTCCGGTCGTGAGCGTGGTCGCCGATCTGCGCGACCCGGACAGCGCGCAGCGGATCACCGCGGCCGCGGTCGACGCCTTCGGCACCGTGCACGGGCTGGTCAACAATGCCATTGCCACCAACGAGCCCAAGGCATTCGTCGACATAACCCTCGAGGATTTCGCGCTCGGCCATGACGTCGGTCCCCGCGCGACCTTCCTGCTCATGCAGGCCGTGTACCCGTTGATGGTCAAGGCCGGCGGCGGGTCGATCGTCAACCTCGGCTCGGGGACGGGAACCGGCGGCGAACCCAAGTGGGGCGGTTATGCCACCGCCAAGGAGGGCATCCGCGGCTTGTCCAAGGTCGCAGCTCTGGAATGGGGACGCGACAACATCCGCGTCAACGTCATCTGCCCGTTCGCCGAGTCCGACGGCGTCAAGTTCTGGAAGTCGTTTGCGCCCAAGGAATACGACAAGGCCGTGGCGCGTGTTCCGATGAAGCGCATCGGCGACGTCCGCACCGATGTGGGAGCGCTGGTGGCGTTTCTGCTCGGCAGTGACGCCACGTTCATCACCGGTCAGACCATTCACGTCGACGGTGGGATCGGCTGCTTTCGGTGA
- a CDS encoding WS/DGAT/MGAT family O-acyltransferase, translating into MELMNPADGVFLLGESREHPMHVGGLQLYEPPGGAGPEFVREFYDSLVAQHDFQPTFLKRPATFLGGIGNLGWSYDKDLDIDYHVRRSALPSPGRVRDLLELTSLLHSALLDRHRPLWEAYVIEGLKDGRFAIYTKMHHSLIDGVSALKLMQRALSADPEDTEIRAPWSLRKPKRKSAPTSRLSSLMHTAGSFAALAPSTVSLVRAALFEQQLTLPFGAPRTMLNVNIGGARRCAAQSWSVDRIKNVKNAAGVTLNDVVLAMCSGALRYYLLERDALPERPLLAMVPVSLRREDEADAGGNLVGAILCNLATDIEDPAKRLETISESMYKNKTVFSQLPRTQALALSAVNMSALAMSAVPGWVNSTSPPFNIIISNVPGPREQMYYGGARLDGSYPMSAILDGQALNITLVSNADKLDFGLVGCRRSVPHLQRLLAHLEESLKDLERATGV; encoded by the coding sequence ATGGAATTGATGAACCCCGCCGACGGGGTCTTTCTGCTGGGCGAGTCCCGCGAACACCCCATGCACGTCGGTGGTCTGCAGCTGTATGAACCCCCGGGCGGCGCCGGTCCGGAGTTTGTGCGGGAGTTCTACGACAGCTTGGTGGCCCAGCATGATTTCCAGCCCACCTTTCTCAAGCGTCCGGCGACCTTCTTGGGTGGCATCGGCAACCTCGGGTGGTCCTACGACAAGGACCTCGATATCGACTATCACGTCCGGCGCTCTGCGCTGCCCTCGCCGGGGCGGGTTCGCGATCTGCTCGAGCTGACCTCGCTGCTGCACAGCGCCCTGCTCGATCGCCACCGTCCGCTGTGGGAGGCATACGTGATCGAAGGACTCAAGGACGGCCGGTTCGCGATCTACACCAAGATGCACCACTCGCTGATCGACGGCGTCTCCGCGCTGAAGCTGATGCAACGTGCGCTGTCCGCCGATCCCGAGGACACCGAGATCCGGGCACCCTGGAGCCTACGTAAACCCAAGCGCAAGTCCGCGCCGACGTCGCGGTTGAGTTCGTTGATGCATACGGCGGGTTCCTTTGCGGCACTTGCCCCGTCGACGGTGTCATTGGTCCGTGCCGCGCTGTTCGAACAGCAACTCACGTTGCCGTTCGGCGCCCCGCGCACGATGCTCAACGTCAACATCGGCGGCGCCCGCCGGTGCGCCGCGCAGTCATGGTCGGTGGACCGCATCAAGAACGTCAAGAACGCGGCGGGGGTGACGCTCAACGACGTCGTCCTGGCGATGTGTTCGGGTGCGTTGCGTTATTACCTGCTCGAGCGGGACGCACTGCCGGAACGGCCGCTCTTGGCGATGGTCCCGGTGAGCCTGCGCCGAGAGGACGAGGCCGACGCCGGCGGTAACCTGGTCGGGGCCATCCTGTGCAACCTGGCCACCGACATCGAGGATCCCGCCAAGCGGCTGGAGACCATCAGCGAGTCGATGTACAAGAACAAGACGGTGTTCTCCCAGTTGCCGCGGACACAGGCGCTCGCGCTTTCCGCGGTGAACATGAGTGCGCTGGCAATGTCGGCGGTTCCCGGATGGGTGAATTCGACGTCACCGCCGTTCAACATCATCATCTCCAACGTTCCGGGACCCCGTGAGCAGATGTACTACGGCGGCGCCCGCCTGGACGGCAGCTATCCGATGTCGGCGATTCTCGACGGCCAAGCATTGAACATCACCCTGGTCAGCAATGCCGACAAGCTCGATTTCGGGCTGGTCGGGTGCCGGCGTAGCGTCCCGCACCTGCAGCGGCTGCTCGCGCATCTGGAGGAGTCGCTCAAAGACCTGGAACGCGCCACCGGCGTCTGA